A portion of the Juglans microcarpa x Juglans regia isolate MS1-56 chromosome 1D, Jm3101_v1.0, whole genome shotgun sequence genome contains these proteins:
- the LOC121266747 gene encoding uncharacterized protein LOC121266747 — MEPQYPKAARSYGPQIKMTIAPSQHSDDRTSGELRALDCNLTSLCDHIQLEGFISGSFSDIIVQAMGSTYHLHRLILSRSSYFRNMLHGPWKEASALVLTLHVDDKNVNGDAIAMALAYLYGHHPKLNDDNAFRVLAAASFLDLQDLCAICTDFIISELWTSNFLAYQVFAESQDYGIHGERVKNACWGYLCQSGATQLKEVLPKLSPPTLHALLTSDELWAPSEEKRFELALYTFLAKGAHCKAEHCDQESCSSEAGMDSQSDSPRAKGKNLMDDCNNKMLESELGSLTLKDGLKDHNTAHNLLVELADCVVDCQQGVSNSNQQVQEATYSQLNMEPRYTCNMEGPSSGSPSLADMDGRRTSCSYVQMSIGMGASGLGATGMAMEGPSEEGPCYHLNNNSWLARDQSRNLSSMNSSCGGLMTNDWERCGMHPLSWGGRVVGKRQLKGYAKGNFGIHGEDYKTFVNIFEGGSLLYCNMSFEALLNVRRQLEELGFPCKAVNDGLWLQMLLSQRVQEIGADTCKSCCLTSMACACRQPFRFPHGVSTTGYYMQEHDHTSPGNMGNVYVAESAQGEGNGLFRPVRVHDRGPIDGLAGIGRGTTFVPAAAWPPTRFVFSRVPFGMGNRNCQQSLANDDSEARADHSGDLSGDGLTALVGLSQGGCNMTNILGEQTERGYEMDPQSSMSGTSTAGPSASSIPMEMLESPGHAVGIEWENVHSSSISLDLKTPLSHFPPFRFGVQFEDVHRLSDGHVKHSPEVFYAGSLWKVSVQAFNDEDPQGRRTLGLFLHRRKAEITDSLRKVHMYVDSREKVTAHYQLICPSKREVIVFGNIKQTGTLLPKAPKGWGWRRALLFDELADLLQNGTLRVAAVVQLV, encoded by the exons ATGGAGCCCCAGTACCCGAAGGCCGCCCGGTCTTACGGTCCCCAGATAAAAATGACGATCGCGCCCTCGCAGCACTCCGATGACCGGACCAGCGGCGAGCTCCGCGCGCTGGATTGCAACCTCACCTCGCTCTGCGACCACATCCAGCTGGAGGGATTTATCTCCGGCTCCTTCTCCGACATCATTGTCCAGGCCATGGGCTCCACCTACCACCTCCATCGCCTCATCCTCTCTCGCAGCTCCTACTTCAG AAACATGCTTCATGGTCCCTGGAAAGAAGCCAGTGCTCTGGTTCTGACCTTGCATGTAGATGATAAGAATGTCAATGGTGATGCAATTGCAATGGCTTTGGCATATCTATACGGCCACCATCCAAAGCTTAATGATGACAATGCATTTCGAGTTCTAGCTGCTGCTTCCTTTCTTGACCTTCAG GATTTGTGTGCAATATGCACAgattttatcatatcagaattaTGGACTTCGAACTTCTTAGCATATCAG GTTTTTGCAGAGAGCCAAGATTATGGCATACATGGAGAGCGTGTGAAGAATGCTTGCTGGGGTTACCTTTGCCAAAGTGGTGCCACGCAGTTGAAAGAG GTGCTTCCAAAACTTTCCCCACCAACCTTGCATGCATTGTTAACCTCGGATGAGTTGTGGGCACCTAGTGAAGAAAAACG GTTTGAACTGGCATTGTACACATTCCTTGCAAAAGGTGCCCATTGTAAGGCAGAACATTGTGACCAGGAAAGTTGCAGTTCTGAGGCGGGAATGGATTCTCAGTCTGATTCTCCTCGAGCAAAGGGAAAAAACTTGATGGATGACTGCAATAATAAGATGTTGGAATCTGAGCTGGGAAGCTTAACTTTAAAAGATGGCCTCAAAGACCATAATACTGCTCATAATCTTCTGGTCGAGCTTGCAGACTGTGTGGTGGACTGCCAACAAGGAGTTTCCAATTCCAACCAACAGGTGCAAGAAGCTACATACTCTCAGTTGAATATGGAGCCAAGATACACCTGCAACATGGAAGGGCCTTCATCAGGGAGTCCCTCGTTGGCAGATATGGATGGAAGAAGAACCTCATGTTCCTATGTTCAGATGTCAATTGGTATGGGAGCAAGTGGCCTGGGGGCCACTGGAATGGCTATGGAGGGACCATCTGAAGAAGGCCCGTGCTACCATCTGAATAATAATAGCTGGCTTGCCCGTGACCAATCAAGGAATTTGTCTTCAATGAACTCTTCCTGTGGTGGGCTTATGACAAATGATTGGGAAAGATGTGGCATGCATCCACTTTCATGGGGTGGAAGGGTTGTGGGCAAGAGACAGCTAAAGGGTTATGCTAAAGGGAATTTCGGGATTCATGGGGAGGACTATAAAACATTCGTTAATATATTTGAAGGGGGTTCCCTTTTATATTGCAACATGTCTTTTGAGGCACTTCTAAATGTGAGAAGGCAACTTGAGGAATTGGGGTTCCCTTGCAAAGCTGTGAATGACGGTCTTTGGCTACAG ATGCTTTTAAGCCAGAGGGTGCAAGAAATTGGTGCAGACACATGCAAAAGTTGCTGCCTTACAAGTATGGCATGCGCTTGTAGGCAGCCATTTCGTTTTCCACATGGGGTCTCAACCACTGGATATTACATGCAGGAGCATGATCATACTTCTCCTGGTAACATGGGGAATGTATATGTTGCTGAATCTGCTCAGGGTGAAGGAAATGGCCTCTTTAGACCTGTACGTGTGCATGATAGGGGGCCTATTGATGGGCTTGCAGGTATTGGACGTGGAACTACCTTTGTGCCTGCAGCTGCTTGGCCTCCAACACGCTTCGTTTTTTCACGTGTCCCTTTTGGCATGGGCAACAGAAACTGCCAGCAGTCTCTTGCTAATGATGATTCGGAGGCAAGAGCTGACCACAGCGGAGACCTTTCTGGGGATGGGCTGACAGCTTTGGTTGGCCTGAGCCAAGGAGGGTGCAATATGACTAATATTCTTGGAGAGCAAACGGAGAGGGGGTATGAAATGGATCCGCAGAGCAGCATGTCCGGAACTTCAACTGCAGGACCAAGTGCTAGCAGTATTCCCATGGAGATGCTCGAGTCACCTGGGCATGCTGTTGGGATTGAGTGGGAGAATGTACACAGCTCGTCCATATCATTGGATTTGAAAACACCTTTAAGTCACTTCCCTCCTTTTCGCTTCGG AGTGCAATTTGAGGATGTGCACAGGCTCAGTGATGGCCATGTCAAGCACTCTCCAGAAGTTTTCTATGCTGGTTCTTTATGGAAG GTTAGCGTTCAGGCTTTTAATGACGAAGACCCCCAGGGACGGCGAACACTTG GTTTATTTCTTCACCGTCGGAAGGCAGAGATAACTGATTCCCTTAGAAAG GTTCATATGTATGTGGACTCGCGTGAAAAGGTTACAGCCCATTATCAG TTGATTTGCCCGTCAAAGCGGGAAGTCATTGTTTTTGGAAACATCAAACAAACAGGTACTCTTTTACCGAAAGCTCCAAAGGGATGGGGTTGGCGAAGAGCTCTTTTATTTGATGAGCTGGCTGATCTTCTCCAAAATGGGACCTTACGGGTGGCTGCTGTTGTGCAGCTCGTCTGA